From Halomicrobium zhouii, a single genomic window includes:
- a CDS encoding ABC transporter substrate-binding protein: MPRTTRREILKRVGATSGLGSVMIAGCSSDSDDAGGQQTTGGDTTDAGTAGSSGPDELHIGVFAPYTGPFAPWGSALTTGSELAKQDLEAEFDVSITLSEYDTETNPSAAQERIQRAVTSDGIDMAHGGISSAVCGSIGSWASDNGVPFITQGASDTLTGESCQPYMFRAYPSNTMMARAVGQPMAEEADSWYLLYTDYVWGQTAQEIIGSVLEENGATVAGTDAVPGPGNQDFTQYINNVENSDADGVAMIIPGLDARAAASQLQNRGLHEALSVMFHQFEDQVMWGLNQEAASMVDLGPTGWINTVEGGEDFKQRVDEQGETDPFSRQYMAYVSTDQAVRAAMRAGSANGDDVRAALEGHEITDSPVNDIVPNSTLKWRACDHQLVQPTHVVQARDASEMTNDPYKQWFEVSKTVAGDQVARSCEETGCSF, from the coding sequence ATGCCACGAACTACCAGGCGAGAGATACTCAAACGTGTTGGCGCAACGTCCGGTCTCGGTAGCGTTATGATCGCGGGATGTAGTAGCGACTCCGACGATGCGGGCGGCCAACAGACCACTGGTGGGGACACGACCGACGCCGGTACCGCGGGTAGCAGTGGTCCCGACGAACTCCACATCGGCGTCTTCGCGCCCTATACGGGACCGTTCGCCCCGTGGGGGAGTGCGCTAACGACCGGGTCGGAACTCGCGAAACAGGACCTCGAGGCGGAGTTCGACGTCTCGATAACCCTGAGCGAGTACGACACCGAGACGAACCCCAGCGCGGCCCAGGAACGGATCCAGCGGGCCGTCACCTCGGACGGGATCGACATGGCTCACGGCGGTATCTCGTCGGCAGTCTGTGGGTCCATCGGATCGTGGGCCTCGGACAACGGCGTCCCGTTCATCACACAGGGCGCTTCGGACACGCTCACCGGGGAGAGTTGCCAGCCGTACATGTTCAGGGCGTACCCGTCGAACACGATGATGGCCCGGGCCGTCGGCCAGCCGATGGCCGAGGAGGCAGACAGCTGGTACCTCCTGTACACGGACTACGTCTGGGGCCAGACCGCCCAGGAGATCATCGGAAGCGTTCTCGAGGAGAACGGTGCGACGGTCGCCGGCACGGACGCGGTTCCCGGCCCGGGTAATCAGGACTTCACGCAGTACATCAACAACGTGGAGAACTCCGACGCGGACGGCGTGGCCATGATCATTCCCGGCCTCGACGCTCGTGCGGCCGCGAGCCAGCTCCAGAACCGCGGCCTCCACGAGGCGTTGTCCGTGATGTTCCACCAGTTCGAGGACCAGGTCATGTGGGGCCTCAACCAGGAGGCCGCCTCGATGGTCGATCTGGGCCCGACGGGCTGGATCAACACCGTCGAGGGCGGCGAGGACTTCAAACAGCGCGTCGACGAGCAGGGGGAGACGGATCCGTTCTCGCGACAGTACATGGCGTACGTATCCACGGACCAGGCCGTCCGCGCGGCGATGCGCGCCGGCAGTGCGAACGGGGACGACGTTCGGGCGGCGCTCGAGGGCCACGAGATAACCGACAGTCCCGTCAACGATATCGTGCCGAACTCGACCCTCAAATGGCGCGCGTGCGACCACCAGCTCGTCCAGCCGACCCACGTCGTGCAGGCCCGCGACGCGAGCGAGATGACGAACGACCCGTACAAGCAGTGGTTCGAGGTTTCGAAGACCGTTGCTGGCGACCAGGTCGCCAGGAGCTGCGAAGAAACCGGCTGTAGCTTCTAA
- a CDS encoding ABC transporter ATP-binding protein, which produces MSDTARTARSADVVLETEGLTKQFGGLTALEHVDLAVERGELHAIIGPNGAGKTTLFNTITGALEPTAGTVWFDGEDVTEMAQEKRPHRGLARSFQSNQLFADLSVLENVRIVVQTARSGRFGLDLLGNGRAKYREQAFEYLERVGLDGVHTALAKNLSHGDQRRLGIAISLATDPSVLLLDEPTSGMGPTETQETAEMIDELRQDLDLTVLLIEHDMDIVLSMSDRITVLNQGEVLATDSPGAVQENEDVQNAYLGGMREEL; this is translated from the coding sequence ATGAGTGACACTGCGAGGACCGCCCGGTCCGCCGACGTCGTGCTAGAGACCGAAGGACTGACCAAGCAGTTCGGCGGCCTGACGGCGCTCGAACACGTCGACCTGGCCGTCGAACGGGGCGAACTTCACGCCATCATCGGTCCGAACGGCGCCGGAAAGACCACGCTGTTCAACACCATCACCGGTGCGCTCGAGCCGACGGCGGGAACCGTCTGGTTCGACGGCGAGGACGTGACGGAGATGGCACAGGAGAAGCGTCCCCACCGCGGCCTCGCGCGGTCGTTCCAGTCGAACCAGCTGTTCGCGGACCTCAGTGTGCTCGAGAACGTCCGAATCGTCGTTCAGACGGCTCGTTCCGGACGTTTCGGGCTCGACCTGCTCGGGAACGGGCGGGCGAAGTACCGCGAACAGGCGTTCGAGTACCTCGAGCGGGTCGGGCTCGACGGAGTGCACACCGCGCTGGCCAAGAACCTCTCGCACGGGGATCAGCGCCGACTCGGCATCGCCATCTCGCTGGCGACGGACCCGTCGGTGCTCCTCCTCGACGAGCCTACCAGCGGCATGGGCCCGACAGAGACCCAGGAGACGGCGGAGATGATCGACGAACTGCGACAGGACCTCGACCTCACGGTCCTCCTGATCGAACACGACATGGACATCGTGCTCTCGATGAGTGACCGCATCACCGTTCTCAACCAGGGAGAGGTCCTCGCCACGGACAGTCCCGGGGCGGTCCAGGAGAACGAAGACGTCCAGAACGCGTATCTCGGCGGCATGCGGGAGGAACTATGA
- a CDS encoding branched-chain amino acid ABC transporter permease, which produces MTSLVLFVLLAHAFAVRPGLFVDQLVGGLVYGLILVLVALGLSIILGLLGVVNFAHGAFFMMGAYLTFQVLNVWGLPFWATLFVVPVVVGLVGIVIERGVLQFVYDEDPLIGLLATFGIALMIDEATRAIWGGSPLSVTTPQILDSSIGIGVTTIARMRLFSVLVSVVVIVAVYLLIERTDFGLSVRAGVLDREMAEFVGVNIPLRFVVMFFIGAAIAGLGGVLRGAELGMDLGMGNQFIILAFVVVVVGGVGSLFGSVVSGILIGEATFLTPLVLRTLSETTNVEALNVSGIGGLMPFLVMIVVLLVRPRGLFGQEGFME; this is translated from the coding sequence GTGACATCGTTGGTGCTGTTTGTCTTGCTCGCGCACGCGTTCGCCGTGCGACCGGGACTGTTCGTCGACCAGCTCGTCGGCGGGCTCGTGTACGGACTGATCCTGGTGCTGGTCGCCCTCGGCCTCTCGATCATCCTCGGGCTCCTCGGGGTCGTCAACTTCGCTCACGGCGCCTTCTTCATGATGGGGGCGTACCTGACGTTTCAGGTGCTGAACGTGTGGGGACTGCCGTTCTGGGCGACGCTGTTCGTCGTGCCGGTGGTGGTCGGCCTCGTCGGCATCGTGATCGAACGGGGTGTTCTCCAGTTCGTCTACGACGAGGACCCGCTCATCGGATTGCTGGCGACGTTCGGCATCGCCCTGATGATCGACGAGGCGACCCGTGCCATCTGGGGTGGGAGTCCACTGAGCGTCACGACGCCACAGATACTCGACAGCAGTATCGGTATTGGTGTCACGACGATCGCCAGGATGCGGCTGTTCTCCGTCCTCGTGAGCGTCGTCGTCATCGTCGCCGTCTACCTGCTGATCGAGCGGACCGACTTCGGACTCTCTGTCCGGGCGGGTGTGCTCGACCGCGAGATGGCCGAGTTCGTCGGCGTGAACATCCCCCTCCGCTTCGTCGTGATGTTCTTCATCGGGGCCGCCATCGCCGGCCTCGGTGGCGTCCTTCGGGGGGCCGAACTGGGGATGGACCTCGGGATGGGCAACCAGTTCATCATCCTCGCGTTCGTCGTCGTCGTCGTCGGTGGCGTCGGGAGCCTCTTCGGTAGCGTCGTCTCCGGTATCCTCATCGGTGAAGCGACGTTCCTGACGCCACTCGTCCTGCGAACGCTCTCGGAGACGACGAACGTCGAGGCCCTCAACGTCTCCGGCATCGGCGGGCTCATGCCCTTCCTCGTGATGATCGTCGTGTTACTCGTCCGACCGCGTGGACTGTTCGGACAGGAGGGGTTCATGGAATGA
- a CDS encoding Zn-ribbon domain-containing OB-fold protein, whose amino-acid sequence MSDDRDAVELPDTIELPRLLDFYELQTAEHTGIHEFYERLREGQLSTTRCSDCGDVQFPPRIVCPECHSDDLEYVDLPHEGELFAFSMVRAGAPLGMEDEVPFVTGIVEVGDVRLSARIDGADYDDLAIGDPVELNVVEIDGPADHERVFYRFEPR is encoded by the coding sequence ATGAGCGACGACCGCGACGCGGTCGAGCTTCCGGACACCATCGAGCTCCCGCGGTTGCTCGACTTCTACGAGCTCCAGACGGCCGAGCACACCGGTATTCACGAGTTCTACGAGCGCCTCCGTGAGGGACAGCTCTCGACGACGCGGTGTTCGGACTGCGGCGACGTCCAGTTCCCCCCACGCATCGTCTGCCCGGAGTGCCACTCCGACGACCTCGAGTACGTCGACCTGCCGCACGAGGGCGAACTGTTCGCGTTCTCGATGGTCCGGGCGGGCGCGCCGCTTGGCATGGAAGACGAGGTTCCGTTCGTGACCGGCATCGTCGAGGTCGGGGACGTCCGCCTGTCGGCGCGCATCGACGGGGCCGACTACGACGACCTCGCCATCGGCGACCCCGTCGAACTGAACGTCGTCGAGATAGACGGTCCCGCCGACCACGAACGCGTCTTCTACCGATTCGAACCGAGGTGA
- a CDS encoding thiolase C-terminal domain-containing protein, giving the protein MTRTVGIVGGGHTRWGDREATYKDLIQEAGKATFDDVSGVSPGDIEGLFVGSVQPERFAFQTHVAPMVAELLGIAPDSMIARTELACASGQAALRYAWLAIAAGQLDTALVLGVEKMNLPDEHAAEAQSGMTNVMDREFDGVNGLNAPPYFAMVAQRHMHEYGTTREQLAQVSAKNKSHAAHNEFAQFQDEVSVDEVIDSFPLSPPLCLYDCSGITDGAAGLILMSEEKAREVTDEAAWITGSGQACFASNSVNNLPSMSAWPQATTAAEQAYDQAGIDDPVAELDVAEVHDCFSISEIVEYEDLGWVEKGEGGQFVEDGRSALDGDIAVNPRGGLLGCGHPLGATGVSQALEIYNQFRGDVPAERRVPDPETGLIHNLSGSASVHSVMTMARGRP; this is encoded by the coding sequence GTGACGCGGACCGTCGGCATCGTCGGTGGCGGACACACTCGCTGGGGAGACCGCGAGGCGACCTACAAGGACCTCATCCAGGAGGCCGGCAAGGCGACGTTCGACGACGTCTCCGGCGTGAGTCCCGGGGACATCGAGGGGCTGTTCGTCGGCTCGGTGCAGCCCGAACGGTTCGCCTTCCAGACCCACGTCGCGCCCATGGTCGCCGAACTGCTCGGCATCGCGCCCGACAGCATGATCGCCCGGACGGAACTGGCCTGTGCCAGCGGCCAGGCGGCACTCCGGTACGCGTGGCTCGCTATCGCGGCCGGCCAGCTGGACACTGCGCTCGTCCTCGGCGTCGAGAAGATGAACCTGCCGGACGAACACGCCGCCGAGGCCCAGTCCGGGATGACGAACGTCATGGACCGCGAGTTCGACGGCGTCAACGGCCTCAACGCGCCCCCGTACTTCGCGATGGTCGCCCAGCGACACATGCACGAGTACGGGACGACGCGCGAACAGCTCGCGCAGGTCAGCGCGAAGAACAAGAGCCACGCGGCCCACAACGAGTTCGCGCAGTTCCAGGACGAAGTCTCCGTCGACGAGGTGATCGACTCGTTCCCGCTGTCTCCGCCGCTGTGTCTCTACGACTGTAGCGGTATCACCGACGGGGCTGCCGGGCTCATCCTCATGAGCGAGGAGAAGGCCCGCGAGGTGACCGACGAAGCGGCGTGGATAACCGGCAGTGGACAGGCGTGTTTCGCCAGCAACTCCGTCAACAACCTCCCGTCGATGTCCGCGTGGCCGCAGGCGACGACGGCGGCCGAGCAGGCCTACGACCAGGCGGGTATCGACGACCCGGTGGCGGAACTCGACGTGGCCGAAGTCCACGACTGCTTCTCGATCAGCGAGATCGTCGAGTACGAGGATCTGGGCTGGGTCGAGAAGGGCGAGGGCGGCCAGTTCGTCGAGGACGGTCGAAGCGCCCTCGACGGCGACATCGCCGTCAATCCGCGCGGTGGGTTGCTGGGCTGTGGCCACCCGCTCGGGGCCACGGGCGTCTCCCAGGCGCTGGAGATCTACAACCAGTTCAGGGGTGACGTTCCCGCCGAACGGCGCGTCCCCGACCCGGAGACCGGGCTGATACACAATCTCAGCGGGAGCGCCTCCGTCCACAGCGTCATGACCATGGCGCGTGGTCGACCATGA
- a CDS encoding branched-chain amino acid ABC transporter permease: protein MSGDTSQTEPTQRLPDSLTDGRFEQWRVPLGLLALVVLLRPVIGHEFLLNYPPFANTILVWMLFAASFNVLLGYTGLLSFGHGMFLGFGAYGAAIGLTRFDLPFTVSAVIGLAVAAVVAYLIGRIIAQRGEIYFAMLTLAFAKAAHFIANQNYGGLTGGSTGIVGVLPSWIETQRGVKYVATGGFQFDWYYLLGTVFVLATLALWQIARSPFGRSLVAVRENEELARAVGIDDTRYKIWSFTFSGVFAALAGVLYAINNQGSSLSTLTVETSGDIILMTILGGANYFFGPLAGVFVWLFSEEFLIEFETLVLPLAEYPLVTIELGGLLSYWQFFLGLLFVISVLVAPREGLWGLFRSGIGGLYDRVRGGRE from the coding sequence ATGAGCGGCGACACCTCGCAGACCGAACCTACCCAGCGATTGCCCGACTCACTGACCGACGGAAGATTCGAACAGTGGCGGGTCCCGCTCGGCTTGCTCGCCCTCGTCGTCTTGCTGCGTCCGGTCATCGGCCACGAGTTCCTGCTCAACTATCCACCGTTCGCGAACACCATCCTCGTCTGGATGTTGTTCGCCGCGTCGTTCAACGTCCTCCTGGGGTACACCGGCCTGCTGTCGTTCGGCCACGGCATGTTCCTCGGATTCGGGGCGTACGGTGCCGCGATCGGGTTGACGCGGTTCGACCTCCCGTTCACCGTCTCCGCCGTGATCGGACTCGCCGTCGCGGCCGTGGTCGCCTACCTCATCGGGCGGATCATCGCCCAGCGGGGCGAGATATACTTCGCGATGCTGACGCTCGCGTTCGCCAAGGCCGCTCACTTCATCGCGAACCAGAACTACGGCGGCCTCACGGGCGGTTCGACGGGCATCGTCGGGGTGCTCCCGTCCTGGATAGAGACCCAGCGCGGGGTGAAGTACGTCGCCACCGGAGGGTTCCAGTTCGACTGGTACTACCTCCTCGGGACGGTTTTCGTCCTCGCCACGCTGGCGCTCTGGCAGATCGCACGGTCGCCGTTCGGTCGCTCGCTCGTCGCCGTCCGCGAGAACGAGGAACTGGCCCGTGCAGTCGGGATCGACGACACGCGGTACAAGATCTGGTCGTTCACGTTTAGCGGCGTGTTTGCGGCACTGGCCGGCGTCCTGTACGCGATCAACAATCAGGGTTCCTCGCTGTCGACACTCACGGTCGAAACGAGCGGCGACATCATCCTGATGACGATCCTCGGTGGGGCGAACTACTTCTTCGGCCCGCTGGCCGGCGTGTTCGTCTGGCTGTTCTCCGAGGAGTTCCTCATCGAGTTCGAGACGCTGGTGCTGCCGCTCGCGGAGTACCCGCTCGTCACCATCGAACTCGGCGGCCTGCTGTCGTACTGGCAGTTCTTCCTCGGGCTCCTGTTCGTCATCTCCGTGCTCGTCGCGCCACGGGAGGGCCTGTGGGGCCTGTTCAGGAGCGGGATCGGTGGACTGTACGACCGCGTCAGGGGTGGTCGTGAATGA
- a CDS encoding ABC transporter ATP-binding protein, protein MTLLEIDGVEAGYETGQVLFGVDIDVERDEVVSLLGRNGAGKTTTMRAVVGADVPNVRSGSITFDGHDLLATPNYQIPRLGLTIVPEGRRCFEDLTIEENIRLGANHVDDPLPMASVFDQFPELDEMRDRPARNLSGGEKQMLAIARSLVANPQMILLDEPCEGLAPYIVRRIESIIEEISQERNVTVLLVEQNVAVALAVADRHYILDEGRIVEVVSTERLREDETLRQEYLGV, encoded by the coding sequence ATGACACTACTGGAGATCGACGGAGTCGAGGCGGGATACGAGACGGGACAGGTACTGTTCGGCGTCGACATCGACGTGGAGCGCGACGAAGTCGTCTCGCTGCTCGGCCGGAACGGCGCCGGGAAGACGACCACCATGCGCGCCGTCGTCGGTGCGGACGTCCCGAACGTCCGCAGTGGTTCGATCACGTTCGATGGGCACGACCTCCTGGCGACGCCGAACTATCAGATCCCGCGGCTCGGACTCACCATCGTTCCCGAGGGTCGACGGTGCTTCGAGGACCTCACCATCGAGGAGAACATCCGACTCGGGGCGAACCACGTCGACGACCCGCTCCCGATGGCGTCCGTCTTCGACCAGTTCCCGGAACTCGACGAGATGCGGGACCGGCCCGCGCGGAACCTGAGTGGCGGTGAGAAACAGATGCTCGCCATCGCTCGCAGCCTCGTGGCGAATCCGCAGATGATACTGCTCGACGAGCCCTGCGAGGGACTCGCCCCGTACATCGTCCGGCGTATCGAATCGATAATCGAGGAGATCAGCCAGGAGCGCAACGTCACCGTGTTGCTGGTCGAACAGAACGTCGCCGTGGCGCTCGCGGTCGCGGACCGTCACTACATCCTCGACGAAGGTCGGATCGTCGAGGTCGTCTCGACGGAACGACTTCGCGAGGACGAGACGTTGCGACAGGAGTACCTCGGTGTGTGA
- a CDS encoding 3-hydroxyacyl-CoA dehydrogenase/enoyl-CoA hydratase family protein → MDIEIDSLAVLGAGSMGHGIAEVAAMAGYDVVLRDVEDDLVQDGYDQIEWSLDKLAEKGQLDADPEDVLGRVSTAVELEAAVADADLVIEAAPEDLDLKQSVFAEVDEAAPDDAIIATNTSSLRIGDIAAATDRPERCCGMHFFNPPVKMDLVEVVGGEATADDVVDAAYEFVESLDKTPIRVRKDVPQFVVNNVLTPYMGEAGFMLDEGADDVRAVDAAMVFRRGYPMGPFELNDFGGLDVFAHTREQWDDPVPESISSRVEAGDVGRKAGAGFYEYEDGPGADYEPTQGDGVDTLRIEARMINEAARLVGQDVATPEDIDVGMRLGGGLPEGTCRTADKLGLDVALDKLRELHDATGAERYEPADYLVERVESGHTGEAAGRGFYDYRDGGPYHYVSHELTDDGVLSVVFDREERLNAFSTDMFDEVQRLLETVDQDDVACVVFEGAGDRAFSAGADITGFTTADPTDLMHVDESIETVYEFPRPTVAKIDGFCLGAGLELTLACDIRIAAEGSTLGSPEVDLGLIPGGGGTQRLVRLVGEPRAKELVFRGMHISAEQAADWGILNRAVPDEEFEAAVDEVVSDLVDGPRTALEVAKQVINEGQNASLETALSLESQGFGLLTTTDDMLEGVAAFNDDREPEFSDD, encoded by the coding sequence ATGGATATCGAAATCGACAGTCTCGCGGTCCTCGGAGCCGGCAGTATGGGTCACGGCATCGCGGAAGTTGCCGCCATGGCCGGCTACGACGTCGTCCTCCGCGACGTCGAGGACGACCTCGTACAAGACGGGTACGACCAGATAGAGTGGAGCCTCGACAAACTCGCCGAGAAGGGACAGCTCGACGCCGACCCGGAGGACGTGCTCGGACGCGTCTCGACGGCCGTCGAACTGGAGGCGGCCGTCGCCGACGCCGACCTCGTCATCGAGGCCGCACCGGAAGACCTCGACCTGAAACAGTCCGTCTTCGCCGAAGTCGACGAGGCCGCGCCCGACGACGCCATCATCGCGACGAACACGTCGAGTCTCCGAATCGGCGACATCGCGGCGGCGACGGACCGGCCCGAGCGGTGCTGCGGGATGCACTTTTTTAACCCACCGGTGAAGATGGACCTCGTCGAGGTCGTCGGCGGCGAAGCGACGGCGGACGACGTCGTCGACGCGGCCTACGAGTTCGTCGAGTCGCTGGACAAGACGCCGATCCGCGTCCGCAAGGACGTCCCGCAGTTCGTCGTCAACAACGTACTGACGCCGTACATGGGCGAGGCCGGCTTCATGCTCGACGAGGGCGCAGACGACGTTCGGGCGGTCGACGCGGCGATGGTGTTCCGGCGCGGCTACCCGATGGGCCCCTTCGAACTCAACGACTTCGGCGGGCTCGACGTGTTCGCCCACACGCGAGAGCAGTGGGACGACCCGGTCCCCGAGTCGATCAGCTCCCGGGTCGAGGCCGGTGACGTCGGGCGGAAGGCCGGCGCGGGCTTCTACGAGTACGAGGACGGTCCCGGTGCGGACTACGAACCGACGCAGGGCGACGGCGTCGACACGCTCCGCATCGAGGCGCGGATGATAAACGAGGCGGCGCGGCTCGTCGGCCAGGACGTCGCGACGCCGGAAGACATCGACGTCGGCATGCGCCTCGGGGGCGGCCTCCCCGAGGGGACGTGCCGGACCGCGGACAAGCTCGGCCTCGACGTCGCCCTCGACAAGCTCAGGGAACTCCACGACGCCACGGGCGCCGAACGGTACGAGCCGGCCGACTATCTCGTCGAGCGCGTCGAATCGGGCCACACCGGCGAGGCGGCGGGACGGGGGTTCTACGACTATCGCGACGGCGGCCCGTACCACTACGTCAGCCACGAACTCACCGACGACGGCGTACTCTCGGTCGTCTTCGACCGCGAGGAGCGGCTCAACGCCTTCTCGACGGACATGTTCGACGAGGTCCAGCGCCTCCTCGAGACCGTCGACCAGGACGACGTCGCCTGCGTCGTCTTCGAGGGCGCCGGCGACCGAGCGTTCAGCGCGGGCGCGGACATCACCGGCTTCACGACGGCCGATCCGACGGACCTGATGCACGTCGACGAATCCATCGAGACAGTGTACGAGTTCCCACGACCGACGGTCGCCAAGATTGACGGCTTCTGCCTCGGGGCTGGCCTCGAACTGACGCTGGCCTGTGACATCCGCATCGCTGCCGAGGGGTCCACCCTCGGCAGCCCGGAGGTCGACCTCGGCCTCATCCCCGGCGGCGGCGGGACCCAGCGGCTGGTTCGCCTGGTCGGCGAACCGCGCGCGAAGGAACTGGTCTTCCGCGGGATGCACATCTCCGCCGAACAGGCGGCCGACTGGGGCATCCTCAACCGGGCCGTCCCGGACGAGGAGTTCGAGGCAGCAGTCGACGAGGTGGTCTCGGACCTGGTCGATGGACCTCGAACCGCCCTCGAAGTCGCCAAACAGGTCATCAACGAGGGACAGAACGCGAGCCTGGAGACCGCCCTCTCCCTGGAGAGCCAGGGCTTCGGCCTGCTGACCACGACCGACGACATGCTAGAGGGCGTCGCCGCGTTCAACGACGACCGCGAACCGGAGTTCAGCGATGACTGA
- a CDS encoding IclR family transcriptional regulator, which produces MSHGAPPLKTIQRAFEILELLREGKSVGVAELARRMDLPKSTVHDYLRSLNTMGYVVNEGQEYTLSFRLLELGGQVKYSNRLFHVAKPELDRLVEVTGELASVNVEERGHFVILHAKYGDESLQLGIYPGMTIPIHTHAAGKVMLAGFPDEKVDRILDEHGLEQRTEHTITDRDELAAELDAIGERGYGVDWNEQIVGMGVVAAPVEIDGRVIGAIGLVCPTDRLDDVDYRAELVQEVKKSANIISVNYQYS; this is translated from the coding sequence ATGTCACACGGTGCGCCACCGCTGAAGACGATCCAACGAGCGTTCGAGATACTCGAACTGTTACGCGAGGGGAAGTCGGTCGGCGTCGCGGAGCTCGCACGGCGGATGGACCTCCCCAAGAGCACCGTTCACGATTACCTGCGGTCGCTCAATACGATGGGCTACGTCGTCAACGAGGGACAGGAGTACACGCTCAGCTTCCGCCTCCTGGAACTGGGTGGGCAGGTGAAATACAGCAATCGCCTGTTCCACGTCGCCAAGCCGGAACTGGACCGGCTCGTCGAGGTGACTGGGGAGCTGGCGAGCGTGAACGTCGAGGAGCGGGGGCACTTCGTCATCCTTCACGCCAAGTACGGGGACGAGTCGCTGCAGCTCGGTATCTATCCGGGGATGACGATCCCGATACACACCCACGCTGCGGGGAAGGTCATGCTGGCTGGCTTTCCCGACGAGAAGGTCGACCGCATCCTCGACGAACACGGGCTCGAACAGCGGACAGAACATACGATCACCGACCGCGACGAACTCGCGGCCGAACTGGACGCTATCGGTGAACGTGGGTATGGCGTGGACTGGAACGAGCAGATCGTCGGTATGGGCGTCGTCGCAGCGCCCGTCGAAATCGACGGTCGCGTGATCGGCGCTATCGGACTCGTCTGTCCGACCGACCGTCTCGACGACGTCGATTACCGGGCGGAACTCGTCCAGGAGGTGAAGAAGTCCGCCAATATCATCTCCGTCAACTACCAGTACTCGTAG